In Cyclopterus lumpus isolate fCycLum1 chromosome 13, fCycLum1.pri, whole genome shotgun sequence, the genomic window TGtgaatgtcatgtaatgtaaaccTGCAGCTGGCTGTCAAACAGTGTCCTCAGCTGGGAGGCCAGAGTCTTCCGTCGCaccacctccttctccacctccctccttatcctctcataaccctctcccATTCTGTCCTCGGTGAACAAGCGAGGGTGGAGTAGCTGCAGTTTCCCAAGCACTCCCTGATACAGCTCCTTTACCTggatacacagagacacaaatatgaaaacaaagagaCTGCCGCACGAACGTCTTCATATCATAGTAATCAGATCACACTTCCGACTCCACCCCAATGCAACTAGCACGCACCCAACACTGGTAAGGCATGCATGTTAGTGGGAGGACATATGGGTGTGAGGTGTCCCATCTCCACTTACATCTTTATCACCTCAGCTGTCCTGAGGGCTGGAACAACAATCTCTGTCTCCCACACAACTtgttgtgtgaagtgattgatTATATTGTCTGAAAGGAGGGTATATGAAGTAGACTAACAGTCAGGCTAGAAAATAAGATGTGTTTGActagaagatcaataccactttCACATCTGTACGGTAAAGATGAAGCTATAGGCAACAGTTTagcttagtttagtttagtgaAACAtttggagacaaagagaaacagcAATTCAGACTCAATCCAAAGGGAACAAAAACCGCCTCGCAGCACCTTTAAAGATCACCGTAAGAAAGTTACTGTGTTAAGCAATAACACCTCTTTAAACCACAAGTTGTTTTTACACGTGTGTGGATTAAACCAACTagatataacatgttgattagTGAGCTTCACAAGCACTGGAAGGCAGATTTAGTTCAATTCCAACAGAGCAAGGCCaactttttctctttgtttctctttgtcttaAAGCTAGCTGTTTAACAATTGCTGGCGGTAGCTTTAAATTGAGCCTGCAGACAGAGTGGTCTCAATCTTCTCCTCTAAagctcagcaagaaagcaaattaaTCTATTTCAGTGAAGTGATGTAGGATGTTATCCATCCATTTAGACAGTGTCAACAAAcactatatattatacattgCAGCCTGGGTTGTCCTACCGCATTGTAATATAGGATATAATTGCATAATTCTATGTATTCCAAAGGGGAATACTTTCTGGTGTCCCAGGAAAGATAAGAAaccagagaaaaagagggagtaTACTGAATGTCAATCATTTCTCAaactgaatgtttgtttttttgcatgtaaACTAAGAGCTACAGGCCTCAGTGGTGAGCTGTCCCAGTCGTGTGGTGACAGACAGACTCTGTTTGAGCAGGAGGCTGTAGAAGGTGTTGCTGCTGAATGCCTCCAGATCCACCTGGCGTTCATAATCCCAGAACTCCTCCAAGGTTTCTGCACAGACTGTGAAGAAAGGGACAAAGGGAGagatcatccatccatccatccatccatccattttcaataccgcttatcctcattagggtcgcgggggcgctggagcctatcccagctgacatagggcgaaggcaggggacaccctggacaggccgccagtccatcgagggcacatgtagggacatacaaccattcactctcacattcacacctatgggcaatttagagatcaattaagctgcagcatgtctttggactgtgggaggaagccggagagcccggagagaacccacgctgccacgaggagaacatgcaaactccacacagaaggaccgctccgactgggaatcgaacccgcagccctcttgctgtgaggcgacagtgctagccactacaccaccgtgcagcccccaaAGGGAGagatcaataaaatataaaaaacacatctctcAAAGTGAACCTTTAAGAGCGAGCACAATGTGCTGCCTGTTGAAGATCAATTAACGTGTGCCGCGACCATACATGCATGTTTTGGTACATCCTTTTTTGTAGTGTTAATTTCTGGGGCAAGGTTTTCTTTATGAATGCACATCAGAAGCTTTGATAAATCATTTCCCTCTTTACAAGCAAACTGTTTCCACTTGTTTCTTCCAAGGCCCTTTTTTGgcaaaagtatttaataaagaACTGCCATAAGATATTACATGTTCTTGTTTAATAATGGCATATGCCTTCTTAAGACAGTATTGAAAAGTCAAATGATAACTCTATGTTGCACGGTTAAATACTTTTATAGTGGCAAACATTATAGTCATTGGAGGGTCTTGTGACATTTGGAATGATTGTAATTTTTACTGTTTGTCACTGCACGTGAAATCAGGATTGTGACAAGAACCTTTTTAACAGTAATTGGTTGGGTGGTAACAATGCCCAGGGGTCACTGTCAGTGTTATAGGAAATCACGAGGGTCTTCAACTCTGTCAGTCTTGTACAtgaatctgtctgtgtgtgtgtgtgtgtgtgtgtgtgtgtgtgtgtgtgtgtgtgtgtgtgtgtgtgtgtgtgtgtgtgtgtgtgtgtgttatgtgtgcacACTGCAGGGGCATTCATTGACGTGTTGCATCATGTTTGAATGCAAGTTATGTAACATATTGGCCTTTAAGCTTTCAAATGAATGAGCTGAGAggtcgtgtgtgcgtgtgtgagtgtctgtgtatgtgtgtgtgtgtgtgtgtgttgtcacagCCCCATTATCGTACCTGGATGAATGGAATTTTGTGTCATTCGAGCTTGATGGTTTCGGTGAATCTTCCTAAGTGAGATCACCCTTGAACCTTTTGACGAGTAGTCGTCCATGTGGTAGGCCATCTGCAACAAGCGATAccgcgctctgattggctgcttctCAGGCCATCCATATTCACGAAACAGGATCTAAATAtgggatagatggatgaatgtgaataagtaatactttgaacgtgtgatgtgtgtgtgtttgtgtggacacTAACCAGCATTGTGACACATATACAGAGGATGACCACAGCTCCAAATAGCAGTCCTCCGGTCACCAGCCAATCTGGCCTCAGTAACAGGTTGCGTCTCCTACTAATTCCCACCCTGGTCACATGACGAGGGATGGTGGGGAAGAAGGGGCCAGGCTCATAACATTGGCCGCCAGCAGGCATCACCCGCACATACTGAGTAAGAAAAGTTAGAGAGCAGAAAGTGAGAGAGGATTTGACAGTTTTGTCATTATTCAGTCTTGTAAATTCACATTAATGTAAGTTTTTGCTTCTGTTAGACCTAAATCAAGGAATTTCTCTGTTTAGCGTTTAGTGTTTATTATGACTATAAGTGAACCGACTTAAGCAAGAGTGCAGATACTTGTTTATGTCGCGCTATCTAAGGACCAAGAACAGACCACGGTGTGCAAACTCAAAGATGTCTTGTGAACTGTTTGAACACTAGTGGTGCTGCAGAGCAATATTTTCATCAGCAGTTTCCTCTTCTGTTCGTTTGAAGTTGTCTAACATCAAATGCATGTGGACGCCTTTGCACGTCACATGAATTGATAAACACTCCTGTCACTTTCATCTCAATCTCTCTGAGAAAAAAATGGGTTGCAAAGCAAGCAGTTATATTATTTCAAATTCAGTTACCAAGTGTTTGTGCTGATGGCTGCTCAGTGTAAAAACATATACTCCAGGCTGGCTAAAGACCACCGCAAAGAAGCCGGGAGGAGTCCAAGACAGACTTAGCTCTTCTTTCAACCATCTGAATGCGCCCCAGTCGAAATCGCTGTTTGTGTTGTACAAGTTGTCACTGCAAGACATGAAGTGAGTAAAACACGCTGCAAAGATGTATATGAAATTGTTGTATGCCTAGCATTTAACCTACAGATCATACTGAGGAAAGCGACGTGTGTCCACAGTGAAGAGTACAACGTCTCCCAAATGGAGACATGTTGTGGGGTTCAGAACTCCTGTTACACTTGCATCTTTCACTTCTTCCTTGGTTTCAATCTTGTTTCCCTTCCTGCTGCTGGAATTTATTTCTATTCCTTCATGACTGAAATGTTCAACTTCGGTGACCTCCCACAGAACATCAGAATCTCTTCCTAAAAAGAACACACAGCACAGGACCTTCATCATTGATCATtcattatttagttattttaataagaaaaaaaaaagaaacaaattatTTTGACAAACCAGCTGAGTTCTGAGTGTCCCACTGTGTGGGGAAAGGAAAGAGTTTCTGAAGCTCCTTTGGGAGGCCATTGAGAAGGCCGAGGAAGCCTGCCTCTGCAATCAGACAATAAGGATTAAGATGTGTGAGACAaatggagagagaagaagaggagccaGACAGAAAGACgctttgtgtgtctttaccTGTTGTCTGAACAATGTAGACAGCATGTGAGGAGTTGAGATGACTATTACACAGAGGAGTCGCTTGTTTAAAAAACATCTCCAGCACGCTGCCTGAGACGCTTgtcacctgcaacacacacacacacacacacacacacacacacgcacacaataacAGTGTTTACTAATTATAGGTAACTGCAACAAAAGAGACGCATGTCCTACTCCTTTTTTATACATTGTCTGGCCAGGTAATGTCACTTtaactattcttttttttttcattgacaATACTGAACACTTCtcgttttttatttgatatgttGATTGaattcaatattaatatttattttgtgcatgaatatgctgctgtttgtgtttctatAAATTAGCAACTGCCTTTGCTAACCTGACTGTTATAGCTCCACACCAGCTCCATGTCTCCAATGGACTGGCACTTGAGCTTCAGCTCAGTAGCTGGCCTTCTCCTACAAAGGCCTCCACACGCAGCTCTTCCAGGAGGctctctgcagacacacagacccaGCTCCCCATCATAACCCCGGTAGTCCTCTGCAGATTGACACACCTGCAGGAAAGTAACGGGTGCAAAGCTAAAATCAGCAAAATGCTTTATTAGTCAACTATAATCCTTTTGGAAACAAAGCAAATATTAATTACTTGCTTGGACCAGCTTTTTTGAGAATCATATAAAACGTGGCGCCATTTTCAACTTATGGCCCGTTTTAGTGTGTAACTAGGTGTAAGGTCATTTGTACCAAATACTGCTACGGAGGGCGgtgacaaaaataaacactgcATGGGTAGTAGGCCTTGCTACCTGAGTTAGTGGTTAATGGTTAAATATTAGGTGGAACTAATACTCTGCTAGATAAACTATTGTCCGGTTCATGGAGGAAAGGGCAAAGACATCTAGGTTGTACTCATTAGCCTCGTCTATGAGTGTAGagtttgttttttcagtgtGTTCTGTCAACAGATCACAGTCTACAGTCTATCAAGATCATCAAGCCTCATTCAATCAGATCATCAGGAAGAGTTTCCTGTTGTTTTGTGAAAGAAATGCCAATTACCTTTGCTCTACTTTAGTGTGTAGGCCTACTTCTGTGTGTGATACAACTGCACAAATTCTGACCTGCTGTCTGCAGTGAAGTGACCACTGATATCTGTCTAGACAGTCTCCATATTGGGTGCGAGTTCTTCCGTCTCTGCAGACATCGTAGAGTTTGTGTACACACGCATCTCCTTCATTGGTAGGTTGGTAGCCGATGGTGCAGTGGCACCGCCCATCACTGGTCTGCAGAAAAGGCAGCAGAGTTCCAACATCGAAATTGTATAAAGCTGGATGCAGTTCACAGTGCGGTCCATTTGTTACCTCATTTTCAAAtctattaattaatgaattcaCTAACAAAGTATATCAAACCATAACTATctgtcttccttccttctttccatcATTGAttgtctcatgtgtttccttCCATTCTTACGTCCTTCCTTGCATCCTCCTTCCTTAATCTCTTCATCTGTTTTTCCTTCCTTGCAccattcattaatttattcattcCTCATTAGTTCTCACAAACATCCTTGAAATAAAATCTATCTCAATTAATTTAATGCTGATTAATGGTCTAATCACCAGTGCAAGCTGCAGCAAACTAGGAAACAAGACCCTACTGTGAAGGAATTTGATCTAGAGCTATTTCAGCTTCAAGCAACAGATTGTAGAGTCTAAAGTGTCCTCTCAGGGAGGAAACCACTCTCACATTAGTGATTAGAGGAGGAGATTAGAGGACAAGTAGTACCCAAGTGGGTGAAGTACGAGGCATTGGTGTTGATATTAAAATGGTCACAGAAACAAACTTTtagagaacacacatgttgCAGGAATGACTTGGTTGATCTTATTGTGCTATCATGTGAAAACCCTTTTTCACCTGGAAACTCTGTCCCTCTCCCAGACAGACACACGTGTTGTGACCAGAGAGAGGCTGCTGAGCCTCAGGGCCACAGGGCAGGGAGGCAGACAGGCCTGGTCTAGGACAGAAGTGGTGAGGAGGACACTTCAGACAGCCGTCACTTGACAGAGCACCAGAAGTCGGCCCATAGGTTCCCCTAGGACAAGGGACTGGAATGAAGTTCCCCAAAGGGCAGTAGAAACCTAtcataaatagataaatagatacacaaacaaaatacaagTTGAAGAAGTACACAGGTGAAACTATTTGgtaacattttcaaataagcgacattaaacaaatgcaggaaaaaaacacatgtttgtgtgATAGTATGCATCAAATGCCAGTACATTGTTTGCCCTCTTATCAAATCATCATCAAGATGCAGTCAGGACAGCGTACCTGGCTGGCAAGATGGCCTCTCCTGACTCAAGTTGATTCCATGGACCAGAGGAAGAAGCACAGAACTcagccaccacacacacctgcaactCTCGCATCTGCTTGTCCTTAGCATGGTTAACATGTCCACCTGCTGAAGTCAGAGGTGTGTGCACCAGTAATCCAGCTCTTCTCCAGACTCAGGGAGACATTTCTTCATCCAGGATCTGTAAAAAGTCTCTTCTTTCGATCATAGCAGATAAAGTAGTTATGAAGATGGTGTCCTTTAACAAGCCTCCCCTGTCTGCTGTAGTCCTGCACACATGACCTGATATGTCTGTTGGTAGACAGAGATGCGATGTAAGTAGAGGGCTGTCGGACTGCAGAACTTTCAATGGCCTGCTGAATAATTTATGAGTCCTGTGAGGTAAGGTGACAGTGACAGTGGAAAGTAACGGGAAAAGCACAGAGTATGGCCGCCTGGTGCTGCCGGGTCACATTACTGAATTTGTTCTTCTCAATCCAACCGTGAAACTGATTAAAGATTTGGCTTTATGAGATACATCAACGCAGCTTTGCTTTAGAGTCTTCTCAGCATCACAGCAGCTGCTGAATTCATATATCAGGCTCAGATATCTGCTCTGATATGACTTTACGCAAGCCACGTGCCACTTTAAACTTCTATTTACATAATAATAGGACTTCTTTCAGAGTATGTGCAGCCCACAACTGACAGGCCATTTATcacaataaaagtattttatatgtaAGCTGATAGTGTATATGCAGTACAATGTGCAAAATgcataatgtatgtatttatttatgaaagtGACTGCATATGCTACAGAAATGTTCATTCATTTGTATTAAAGAATGCACATTTGACTAAATGTAAATGGCAGGCTGTGCATAACTGTGTAATAACCAAGGTGAAATTGTTAACCTTTGCTCCATATTCAAATCAAGCGGGAGACTCATCCCTGTAGTTTATTGTGAAATAGCATGTATTATGCCCTGCAGTCATTGGAAATATCAAGAGTTATGCTAATATTTTCTACAATCATGAATTCTATTTTCATGTGTGTGGACAACACGGCTTTCTGTGGGCACATACAGTACGTTTACGCTATCTGTTCAACAATCAAAACCTCTTACTCACTCTGTTATTGTattgaaataaatgttgtactttGGATACCTGGAATAAGCCACATATTTCACCACGGTAGCCATGGACTATGACCCCACAGTGACGTCTCATAACTTACCCAACTGAGCAGGATTCAACTTTCACCCACACATCCATGTCACATCACACTCACAACTACTCTACAACTAAAAGAGATCATGGACAGGATATTATTGGTAACGCCGTTTTATGCCATCTTACCAATGCAGACAACTGTAGACAAGTCGAACTGTAAATGAGCATGAAAACTCAATAATGCACTCAAAATTGTCTTGTAAATTGACTTATTTCTTGTTTTGCtataaattttttttacaaaaacagaacacagaaaaacacaaagttgTGCATAATCAGCAGTGTTTATTTGTGCTGTTTTGAGCTGCTCCGTCCTGATTTGCAGCACAAACATTGATTTTCAAACTGTTGATTGTCAAGCATCCAGAACGAGCCTTCATAAGGCTTCAAGCTTGGAacatacaaaactaaaaaaCTCACTTCAAATCTTGGATAATGCTAGAAGAGCCACATCAGGCACTGTGGGTCAAACAAGTGACCCCAGTCTAAATACTGATATCATTCTGGTTACTTGCAAAGTGGGTCTTTGACGTAAAAAGCCTGAAATCCAGCCACATTTCTAGGCTGTGGACACACAAACTTGAACTTGTTGAACCACTTTTGGTCGCTCCAGTTTGGTTACTCCAATAAACTTCTAcctaatttttttcttctacttaGGGACACAGCCCTGTTGTTGAGTTGGCAGCAATCTTTCTATATCATTGTTATTACAGTATTCTTTCAATGCTTCTTATCTTGCTTCTCATCATATTACGTTTTCCCTTTGACACACTATCTTAGAGTGACACGTCCTTATTGACATGACATAATTACATGAAATCTAAGTTTTATGAGGGTTCAACAGTGGAGATTATTGGCATggcatcatgtgtgtgtgtgtgtgtgtgtgtgtgtgtgtgtgtgtacatgtgtgtgtgtatgtgtgtttagctctgtgtgtgtgtatatgtgttctGTCATCCATGTGACCCTCCACGTGTTGCCTGTTGACACAGGCAGAATTTGGGCAGGCTCTCTGATAACAAGGACCTATAAGTCGGATGAGAGGACAAGTCACTCTACAGACCTCTGATTCTCAGGTAATGGCTAGCCACTTCTTCACATATTGATCTGTTATTGTCTTCTTTCTTAGACAGATAAGGGAATGTATGGAAAAGGAATTAAATAGAATGTAGTAATCCTAACATGTTCAGTATTCAGTCATCTATTTGTTCTAATGTGAAATACTTATGtaagtctttttttctgtccctACACAGAAAGTAAAACATGCATCTACAAGTTGTGATCTTCGCCCTGTCATTCTTGACAACTTCAGGTATACACTGCTTCTCAAATGCTGTTAAAGAGCctttattttgcatttgtatatctttttttttttcatgtatgttttttttctttttcttcagcaTACCGACTCCACCGTGAAACCAGGGAGGCAACCTGGACTGATTTAAAGGCCAACCAGGCTCATGACAAGACAGAACCCACAAAGGATGTGAAGTAAGTAACTAAACTAAGTACTGTAAACAAGTTAGAGACCGGAAATAAATGTGCATCCATACAATCAAGTCAAGGTGAAATATTGAATATCTAATAGTGCTTTTGTGCCCCTTCGCTCAGTCAAATCTACAAGACCAACATTGACAGCAGTGACCTTTACAACCCAGATGACCGCAGCAAAAGCCCTGTGGCAGAAGAGATGCAACGCAAGCTCAACATGGAGTCGGAGCGTCTGCGTATCCGTCTGCGCCAAGAGCTGGCCGAGCTACAAGAGCGGTTGTCCTCATCTCCGGCCCACCTCAGCTCCACTCTGGCCAGCATGAGGGAGCGTTTGGCTCCCCTCACCCAGCAGCTCCAGAGCTCTCTCAGCATCAGCACAAAAGATTTGTGTAGCCAGCTGAGCCTCTATCTGCAGGGCCTGGAGACAGCAGAGGTCCAGGCAGAGGCCAATCCGGCTTTGAACCAGGGAGCCTTCTACTGGATGAGCCAAACCCTGGAGCACAGCAGCGCCAAAGTGGCCGTCCTCATTAGCGACTTCCATACTAAAACCCTTGGGGAGATCGAACATCTGAAAGAGATCAGTGCCAGTGGGCAAGAGGCAGCTCAGTCAGAGCACTGGCAGAAAATAATGTTCAGGTTGGGGCAAGAAGTGAGTACGCTGAGGATGGAGGCACAGAAGAGGACAGGCTCTCTCCAAGCAGAGCTTGCTGCTCTGCTAGAAACTGCCTGGCCTGGTAAGGCTGTAGTCACAGCCAGTACGGAGCGGTTCTGCCAAAATGCCGCCCTGCAGAGCCACGTTTTTCAGGGGCGAATGGAAAGGCTGTTTCAGGGGCttgaagaggagctggaggtccAGGGAGCCTCCAGTCTGTCTcctgtttcttcttcctccttgcAGGAGGATTTCTCAGCAAAATTATCTGCTCTGATCCAAGATATTATGCACTCAGTGTAGTGAGAGAGACAACTGTAATTGTTTACACAAAACTACCAATTAACTGCTATTAAAGTGTATAATGTGACATTTATTCACGTCCATACATTTGGTTGGTTGGATGTTATTGTACCAGCAAAGTAAGAAGCCTGTAAAT contains:
- the zgc:162608 gene encoding uncharacterized protein zgc:162608; the encoded protein is MHLQVVIFALSFLTTSAYRLHRETREATWTDLKANQAHDKTEPTKDVNQIYKTNIDSSDLYNPDDRSKSPVAEEMQRKLNMESERLRIRLRQELAELQERLSSSPAHLSSTLASMRERLAPLTQQLQSSLSISTKDLCSQLSLYLQGLETAEVQAEANPALNQGAFYWMSQTLEHSSAKVAVLISDFHTKTLGEIEHLKEISASGQEAAQSEHWQKIMFRLGQEVSTLRMEAQKRTGSLQAELAALLETAWPGKAVVTASTERFCQNAALQSHVFQGRMERLFQGLEEELEVQGASSLSPVSSSSLQEDFSAKLSALIQDIMHSV